From Cydia strobilella chromosome 4, ilCydStro3.1, whole genome shotgun sequence, the proteins below share one genomic window:
- the LOC134741129 gene encoding adenylate kinase isoenzyme 1-like isoform X3: MGCLSSKNENEDEGVYDMTPIRNLPVIFVNGVPGAGNQTVAQTISNITGYTMIRPGELVRAEAEKDTARGRLIADRLNAQDEVPEQLTVDLIKEEMLQQQDCKGFILVGFPKSSRMSSMFHRQVKWPEKIVALEVDNEVAAKRLQAKLSELGRPESDINSARQIVREAAHKVKSVHKRLGGHIVTLDSSSNPKALASTLEEILSDMLETPAKQERDGEGSQGQQESQGTQESQWTQESQGTQESQGTQESQGRQEEIRAEVTAS, translated from the exons gatGAAGGCGTATATGACATGACGCCCATCAGAAACCTCCCGGTCATCTTCGTGAACGGTGTTCCCGGCGCCGGGAACCAGACGGTGGCGCAGACCATCTCGAACATCACCGGCTACACCATGATCAGGCCTGGCGAGCTGGTGCGCGCCGAGGCCGAGAAGGATACGGCTCGGGGCCGGCTGATAGCTGACCGGCTGAATGCGCAGGACGAGGTTCCCGAG CAACTGACGGTGGACCTGATCAAGGAAGAAATGCTGCAGCAGCAGGACTGCAAGGGGTTTATCCTGGTGGGCTTCCCCAAGAGCTCGCGCATGTCCAGCATGTTCCACCGCCAGGTCAAGTGGCCGGAGAAGATCGTCGCCCTGGAAGTAGATAATGAG GTGGCAGCGAAGAGACTTCAGGCGAAACTATCGGAACTGGGCAGACCAGAGTCGGACATAAACTCCGCGAGGCAGATCGTCAGGGAAGCAGCGCACAAAGTCAAGAGCGTGCACAAACGGCTGGGAGGACACATTGTCACG CTGGATAGCTCTAGCAACCCGAAAGCGCTAGCGTCTACTCTAGAAGAGATCTTGTCGGACATGCTGGAAACCCCCGCTAAACAGGAGCGGGACGGGGAGGGAAGCCAAGGGCAACAGGAAAGCCAGGGGACACAGGAAAGCCAGTGGACACAGGAAAGTCAGGGGACACAGGAAAGTCAGGGGACACAGGAAAGCCAGGGGAGGCAGGAAGAGATCCGCGCTGAGGTCACGGCCAGTTAG
- the LOC134741129 gene encoding adenylate kinase isoenzyme 1-like isoform X1 produces MRRTRFPRYLTISNITGYTMIRPGELVRAEAEKDTARGRLIADRLNAQDEVPEQLTVDLIKEEMLQQQDCKGFILVGFPKSSRMSSMFHRQVKWPEKIVALEVDNEVAAKRLQAKLSELGRPESDINSARQIVREAAHKVKSVHKRLGGHIVTLDSSSNPKALASTLEEILSDMLETPAKQERDGEGSQGQQESQGTQESQWTQESQGTQESQGTQESQGRQEEIRAEVTAS; encoded by the exons ATGCGCAGGACGAGGTTCCCGAGGTATCTAACCATCTCCAACATCACCGGCTACACCATGATCAGGCCTGGCGAGCTGGTGCGCGCCGAGGCCGAGAAGGATACGGCCCGGGGCCGGCTGATAGCTGACCGGCTGAATGCGCAGGACGAGGTTCCCGAG CAACTGACGGTGGACCTGATCAAGGAAGAAATGCTGCAGCAGCAGGACTGCAAGGGGTTTATCCTGGTGGGCTTCCCCAAGAGCTCGCGCATGTCCAGCATGTTCCACCGCCAGGTCAAGTGGCCGGAGAAGATCGTCGCCCTGGAAGTAGATAATGAG GTGGCAGCGAAGAGACTTCAGGCGAAACTATCGGAACTGGGCAGACCAGAGTCGGACATAAACTCCGCGAGGCAGATCGTCAGGGAAGCAGCGCACAAAGTCAAGAGCGTGCACAAACGGCTGGGAGGACACATTGTCACG CTGGATAGCTCTAGCAACCCGAAAGCGCTAGCGTCTACTCTAGAAGAGATCTTGTCGGACATGCTGGAAACCCCCGCTAAACAGGAGCGGGACGGGGAGGGAAGCCAAGGGCAACAGGAAAGCCAGGGGACACAGGAAAGCCAGTGGACACAGGAAAGTCAGGGGACACAGGAAAGTCAGGGGACACAGGAAAGCCAGGGGAGGCAGGAAGAGATCCGCGCTGAGGTCACGGCCAGTTAG
- the LOC134741129 gene encoding adenylate kinase isoenzyme 1-like isoform X2 has translation MRRTRFPRYLTISNITGYTMIRPGELVRAEAEKDTARGRLIADRLNAQDEVPEQLTVDLIKEEMLQQQDCKGFILVGFPKSSRMSSMFHRQVKWPEKIVALEVDNEVAAKRLQAKLSELGRPESDINSARQIVREAAHKVKSVHKRLGGHIVTLDSSSNPKALASTLEEILSDMLETPAKQERDGEGSQGQQESQGTQESQWTQESQGTQEKIRAEVTAS, from the exons ATGCGCAGGACGAGGTTCCCGAGGTATCTAACCATCTCCAACATCACCGGCTACACCATGATCAGGCCTGGCGAGCTGGTGCGCGCCGAGGCCGAGAAGGATACGGCCCGGGGCCGGCTGATAGCTGACCGGCTGAATGCGCAGGACGAGGTTCCCGAG CAACTGACGGTGGACCTGATCAAGGAAGAAATGCTGCAGCAGCAGGACTGCAAGGGGTTTATCCTGGTGGGCTTCCCCAAGAGCTCGCGCATGTCCAGCATGTTCCACCGCCAGGTCAAGTGGCCGGAGAAGATCGTCGCCCTGGAAGTAGATAATGAG GTGGCAGCGAAGAGACTTCAGGCGAAACTATCGGAACTGGGCAGACCAGAGTCGGACATAAACTCCGCGAGGCAGATCGTCAGGGAAGCAGCGCACAAAGTCAAGAGCGTGCACAAACGGCTGGGAGGACACATTGTCACG CTGGATAGCTCTAGCAACCCGAAAGCGCTAGCGTCTACTCTAGAAGAGATCTTGTCGGACATGCTGGAAACCCCCGCTAAACAGGAGCGGGACGGGGAGGGAAGCCAAGGGCAACAGGAAAGCCAGGGGACACAGGAAAGCCAGTGGACACAGGAAAGTCAGGGGACACAGGAAA AGATCCGCGCTGAGGTCACGGCCAGTTAG